In Musa acuminata AAA Group cultivar baxijiao chromosome BXJ2-10, Cavendish_Baxijiao_AAA, whole genome shotgun sequence, a genomic segment contains:
- the LOC103999897 gene encoding putative respiratory burst oxidase homolog protein H isoform X2: MDIPLDDRPTHELESIIVAHGDQIQPAASNPPPPRASGPSGSLARTLLSQPSKIMAGVQGFASRVGGDKRHPGRTTAASGAKGLRFLDKKAGGWKAVEKRFDQFAVDGRLPKESFGRCIGMGESQEFASELFVALARRGNMTPEHGITKDELKEFWQQMTDQNFDSRLQIFFDMCDKNGDGKLSENEVKEVIGLSASANKLSKLKAHAANYAALIMEELDPDGLGYIEIRQLETLIRGMVSSQVTERTLKRSHGHARRMIPKRYRYPVNRFVGKATDFVLDNWKRIWVFSLWLTLNAVLAAWKFYQYERRAAFEVMGYCVCVAKAAAETLKLNMALILIPVCRNTLTRLRSTCLSSVFPFDDNINLHKAIALAITIGTLVHTLAHVTCDFPRLITCPESKFMRLLGPNFHYKQPTYASLLASVPGITGILMIIIMAFSFTLATHSFRRSVVKLPPPLHHLAGFNAFWYAHHLLAVVYVLLIVHSYFLFLTKEWYKKTTWMYLTIPLLFYACERLIRKVREKSIGVSIVKAAIYPGNVLSIHMRKPPGFRYKSGMYLFVKCPDVSPFEWHPFSITSAPDDEHLSVHIRTLGDWTTELRNLFGKVCQAQVTLKKANLVRLETTVVADVQFDDARFPKLYIDGPYGAPAQDYKKYDILLLIGLGIGATPFISILKDLLNNIKSNEETHDAAANFIQGNGPGRAYFYWVTREQGSFEWFKGVMNEVAESDHHNVIEMHNYLTSVYEEGDARSALIAMIQSLQHSKSGVDIVSGSRIRTHFARPNWRKVFSDLANAHKDSRIGVFYCGSATLTKHLRELSQEFSHDSATRFDFHKENF, encoded by the exons ATGGACATTCCGCTTGATGACCGTCCGACGCATGAGCTGGAGAGCATCATCGTCGCCCACGGCGACCAGATCCAGCCGGCTGCTTCCAATCCCCCGCCCCCGAGAGCCTCCGGGCCGTCGGGGAGCCTCGCCCGGACCCTGCTGTCTCAGCCATCCAAGATCATGGCCGGGGTGCAGGGGTTCGCGTCCCGGGTCGGCGGGGATAAGAGGCATCCCGGGAGGACGACGGCAGCGTCCGGCGCCAAGGGGCTTCGGTTCCTCGACAAGAAGGCCGGCGGCTGGAAGGCCGTTGAGAAGCGCTTCGACCAATTCGCCGTCGACGGCAGGCTTCCCAAGGAGAGCTTCGGCCGCTGTATCG GCATGGGCGAGTCGCAGGAGTTCGCTAGCGAGCTATTTGTTGCTTTGGCAAGGAGGGGGAACATGACGCCAGAACATGGCATCACCAAAGACGAACTGAAGGAGTTCTGGCAGCAAATGACCGACCAAAACTTCGACTCTCGGCTGCAGATCTTCTTCGACAT GTGCGACAAGAACGGCGACGGGAAGCTCTCAGAAAACGAGGTGAAAGAG GTCATCGGTCTCAGTGCCTCAGCAAATAAGCTTTCCAAGTTGAAAGCGCATGCAGCGAACTACGCTGCTCTCATAATGGAGGAGCTCGACCCAGACGGTCTTGGGTACATCGAG ATTCGGCAGCTGGAGACACTGATTCGAGGGATGGTGAGCTCACAGGTAACCGAGAGAACACTGAAACGTTCACACGGGCATGCAAGAAGGATGATACCGAAGCGATACAGATACCCGGTCAACAGATTTGTGGGCAAGGCTACAGATTTCGTTCTGGACAACTGGAAGAGAATATGGGTTTTCTCCCTCTGGTTGACCCTGAACGCCGTCCTGGCTGCGTGGAAGTTCTACCAGTACGAGAGAAGAGCAGCATTTGAGGTGATGGGCTACTGCGTCTGCGTAGCCAAGGCTGCGGCTGAGACCCTGAAGCTAAACATGGCTCTGATCCTCATCCCTGTTTGCCGCAACACCCTCACAAGGCTCAGATCGACTTGCCTCAGCTCCGTATTCCCTTTTGATGACAACATCAACCTCCACAAGGCCATTGCACTGGCGATCACAATCGGGACTCTGGTGCACACTCTTGCTCATGTGACCTGTGACTTCCCGAGGCTGATCACATGCCCCGAATCAAAGTTCATGAGACTACTGGGACCTAATTTCCACTACAAGCAGCCCACCTATGCATCTCTGTTAGCAAGTGTTCCCGGGATCACTGGTAtcctcatgatcatcatcatggCGTTCTCCTTCACTCTGGCAACACACTCTTTTAGGAGGAGTGTGGTGAAGCTACCACCGCCCCTCCACCATTTAGCTGGTTTCAATGCGTTTTGGTACGCTCACCATCTCCTGGCCGTCGTTTATGTCCTTCTGATCGTCCATTCCTACTTCCTATTCCTCACCAAGGAATGGTACAAGAAGACG ACATGGATGTATCTTACGATTCCCCTCCTCTTTTATGCCTGTGAGAGATTGATTCGGAAAGTTCGTGAGAAAAGCATTGGCGTCAGCATCGTTAAG GCAGCTATATATCCAGGCAACGTCCTTTCGATACATATGAGGAAGCCACCAGGTTTCAGATACAAAAGTGGGATGTACCTGTTCGTCAAATGTCCGGATGTCTCACCTTTCGAATG GCATCCGTTCTCGATTACTTCTGCACCGGATGACGAGCACTTGAGTGTTCATATCCGAACCCTGGGAGACTGGACGACCGAGCTAAGAAATCTCTTCGGAAAA GTCTGTCAGGCGCAGGTTACTCTGAAGAAGGCTAATCTGGTGAGACTCGAAACCACAGTCGTCGCAGATGTTCAATTCGACGATGCAAG ATTCCCAAAGCTTTACATTGATGGGCCATATGGCGCACCAGCTCAAGACTACAAGAAGTACGACATTCTTTTGCTCATCGGATTAGGAATCGGTGCAACTCCATTCATCAGCATCCTGAAGGATCTCCTCAACAACATAAAGTCCAACGAA GAAACACACGACGCAGCTGCAAACTTCATCCAAGGAAATGGCCCTGGAAGAGCTTACTTCTACTGGGTGACCAGGGAACAAGGATCATTTGAATGGTTCAAAGGTGTCATGAACGAAGTTGCAGAGAGTGACCACCAT AATGTCATAGAGATGCACAACTACTTGACGAGCGTGTACGAAGAAGGTGATGCAAGGTCAGCCCTCATCGCCATGATTCAGTCACTGCAGCACTCCAAAAGTGGCGTTGACATCGTCTCTGGGAGTCGG
- the LOC103999897 gene encoding putative respiratory burst oxidase homolog protein H isoform X1, with product MDIPLDDRPTHELESIIVAHGDQIQPAASNPPPPRASGPSGSLARTLLSQPSKIMAGVQGFASRVGGDKRHPGRTTAASGAKGLRFLDKKAGGWKAVEKRFDQFAVDGRLPKESFGRCIGMGESQEFASELFVALARRGNMTPEHGITKDELKEFWQQMTDQNFDSRLQIFFDMCDKNGDGKLSENEVKEVIGLSASANKLSKLKAHAANYAALIMEELDPDGLGYIEIRQLETLIRGMVSSQVTERTLKRSHGHARRMIPKRYRYPVNRFVGKATDFVLDNWKRIWVFSLWLTLNAVLAAWKFYQYERRAAFEVMGYCVCVAKAAAETLKLNMALILIPVCRNTLTRLRSTCLSSVFPFDDNINLHKAIALAITIGTLVHTLAHVTCDFPRLITCPESKFMRLLGPNFHYKQPTYASLLASVPGITGILMIIIMAFSFTLATHSFRRSVVKLPPPLHHLAGFNAFWYAHHLLAVVYVLLIVHSYFLFLTKEWYKKTTWMYLTIPLLFYACERLIRKVREKSIGVSIVKAAIYPGNVLSIHMRKPPGFRYKSGMYLFVKCPDVSPFEWHPFSITSAPDDEHLSVHIRTLGDWTTELRNLFGKVCQAQVTLKKANLVRLETTVVADVQFDDARFPKLYIDGPYGAPAQDYKKYDILLLIGLGIGATPFISILKDLLNNIKSNEETHDAAANFIQGNGPGRAYFYWVTREQGSFEWFKGVMNEVAESDHHVLIKHHCFLESISHRTTIDRKWLDLQNVIEMHNYLTSVYEEGDARSALIAMIQSLQHSKSGVDIVSGSRIRTHFARPNWRKVFSDLANAHKDSRIGVFYCGSATLTKHLRELSQEFSHDSATRFDFHKENF from the exons ATGGACATTCCGCTTGATGACCGTCCGACGCATGAGCTGGAGAGCATCATCGTCGCCCACGGCGACCAGATCCAGCCGGCTGCTTCCAATCCCCCGCCCCCGAGAGCCTCCGGGCCGTCGGGGAGCCTCGCCCGGACCCTGCTGTCTCAGCCATCCAAGATCATGGCCGGGGTGCAGGGGTTCGCGTCCCGGGTCGGCGGGGATAAGAGGCATCCCGGGAGGACGACGGCAGCGTCCGGCGCCAAGGGGCTTCGGTTCCTCGACAAGAAGGCCGGCGGCTGGAAGGCCGTTGAGAAGCGCTTCGACCAATTCGCCGTCGACGGCAGGCTTCCCAAGGAGAGCTTCGGCCGCTGTATCG GCATGGGCGAGTCGCAGGAGTTCGCTAGCGAGCTATTTGTTGCTTTGGCAAGGAGGGGGAACATGACGCCAGAACATGGCATCACCAAAGACGAACTGAAGGAGTTCTGGCAGCAAATGACCGACCAAAACTTCGACTCTCGGCTGCAGATCTTCTTCGACAT GTGCGACAAGAACGGCGACGGGAAGCTCTCAGAAAACGAGGTGAAAGAG GTCATCGGTCTCAGTGCCTCAGCAAATAAGCTTTCCAAGTTGAAAGCGCATGCAGCGAACTACGCTGCTCTCATAATGGAGGAGCTCGACCCAGACGGTCTTGGGTACATCGAG ATTCGGCAGCTGGAGACACTGATTCGAGGGATGGTGAGCTCACAGGTAACCGAGAGAACACTGAAACGTTCACACGGGCATGCAAGAAGGATGATACCGAAGCGATACAGATACCCGGTCAACAGATTTGTGGGCAAGGCTACAGATTTCGTTCTGGACAACTGGAAGAGAATATGGGTTTTCTCCCTCTGGTTGACCCTGAACGCCGTCCTGGCTGCGTGGAAGTTCTACCAGTACGAGAGAAGAGCAGCATTTGAGGTGATGGGCTACTGCGTCTGCGTAGCCAAGGCTGCGGCTGAGACCCTGAAGCTAAACATGGCTCTGATCCTCATCCCTGTTTGCCGCAACACCCTCACAAGGCTCAGATCGACTTGCCTCAGCTCCGTATTCCCTTTTGATGACAACATCAACCTCCACAAGGCCATTGCACTGGCGATCACAATCGGGACTCTGGTGCACACTCTTGCTCATGTGACCTGTGACTTCCCGAGGCTGATCACATGCCCCGAATCAAAGTTCATGAGACTACTGGGACCTAATTTCCACTACAAGCAGCCCACCTATGCATCTCTGTTAGCAAGTGTTCCCGGGATCACTGGTAtcctcatgatcatcatcatggCGTTCTCCTTCACTCTGGCAACACACTCTTTTAGGAGGAGTGTGGTGAAGCTACCACCGCCCCTCCACCATTTAGCTGGTTTCAATGCGTTTTGGTACGCTCACCATCTCCTGGCCGTCGTTTATGTCCTTCTGATCGTCCATTCCTACTTCCTATTCCTCACCAAGGAATGGTACAAGAAGACG ACATGGATGTATCTTACGATTCCCCTCCTCTTTTATGCCTGTGAGAGATTGATTCGGAAAGTTCGTGAGAAAAGCATTGGCGTCAGCATCGTTAAG GCAGCTATATATCCAGGCAACGTCCTTTCGATACATATGAGGAAGCCACCAGGTTTCAGATACAAAAGTGGGATGTACCTGTTCGTCAAATGTCCGGATGTCTCACCTTTCGAATG GCATCCGTTCTCGATTACTTCTGCACCGGATGACGAGCACTTGAGTGTTCATATCCGAACCCTGGGAGACTGGACGACCGAGCTAAGAAATCTCTTCGGAAAA GTCTGTCAGGCGCAGGTTACTCTGAAGAAGGCTAATCTGGTGAGACTCGAAACCACAGTCGTCGCAGATGTTCAATTCGACGATGCAAG ATTCCCAAAGCTTTACATTGATGGGCCATATGGCGCACCAGCTCAAGACTACAAGAAGTACGACATTCTTTTGCTCATCGGATTAGGAATCGGTGCAACTCCATTCATCAGCATCCTGAAGGATCTCCTCAACAACATAAAGTCCAACGAA GAAACACACGACGCAGCTGCAAACTTCATCCAAGGAAATGGCCCTGGAAGAGCTTACTTCTACTGGGTGACCAGGGAACAAGGATCATTTGAATGGTTCAAAGGTGTCATGAACGAAGTTGCAGAGAGTGACCACCATGTACTAATTAAGCATCACTGCTTCCTTGAATCCATTTCGCACAGAACCACAATTGACAGGAAATGGTTGGATTTGCAGAATGTCATAGAGATGCACAACTACTTGACGAGCGTGTACGAAGAAGGTGATGCAAGGTCAGCCCTCATCGCCATGATTCAGTCACTGCAGCACTCCAAAAGTGGCGTTGACATCGTCTCTGGGAGTCGG